From Impatiens glandulifera chromosome 7, dImpGla2.1, whole genome shotgun sequence:
CATTAGGCTTatcttatgtattttaaatGAGATTTTACACTTGGAAAGTGTATAATAAAATACagcattgttattatttatttaataaaaaaaaaacaagggCCCTAGGCAAAGAAATGTACCTTGAGTCATGAGTGATATAATtcttatatatgtatttgaatTTTAACAGCAATTTATCAACAAAGGTTggattttaatattaacaaagTGATAAGCTAGGAAGTGGAATCAACAACTAAACCTAGCTTGAATAACGAATTGTACCTTGAAAAGAAGAATAGCATAGTATGAGTTGAGAGAGGAGAGTCTGCAATTATAACAATGTCCTACAATTGAAAAAGAAGAGAGAAGGTATTAGAACACAGATAGGTGAGATACATAGATTGAATGATATGAGATGAGTTAAGGATAAACCTTGAGAGAGaatcaatattcaaatattctaTAATGAGTTGATCTTTCCCACTTTCCTTCATGCCTTTAATATGGACTTAGCTTATTGTTATGGTTATAACTGCCAACTAGTTATTAAGAAGAAATAGATTCTTGCTGTACATAACAGCTTATTCCATTACTTGCTGACTCAGCTTTTAAGCCACATCAACTTATTTTAGGGTTATGAACCCTAACCCTGAGATTCTCTCATATCATTAGCATCCCTTCAATCATTGTTTGACCACAAACAATATTGTTAGAAGAAGATGCACAACATTTAGTAAACTTGGATTCTAGGAACGACTCATCCTCTCAAGTGGTATAATCTAAGAAACATTAGACCAACGAATCAATTATTGCTCCACACTGGCACCCATTTTCCACACATTTTTCTCATTCAAAATAGCAGTGTGGGGAAATATCCTTTTATATGAATACTACtaattaatttgagttgaatgCCTCTCCTTTTATTGAACTTTCCTTCCTTTCTGCAGTTCATGCTGAATGTGTCAATATCCTCTTGAATTATGTAAATGTAATGAACAAGTTATTTCTAATTATGCCATTTCAGAAATGTTGATAAATTGGCAGACAGCAAACAGAAACCTTTAAAACAAGGAAAAGTATCTCCTTGTCGTCCAGTTCCAGATCACATACCAAGGCCTCCTTATGTCAAATCACGAAAACCTCCTGGAATTGCAAGTGGTCCTGAGGTGCATGATGAGAAGGGAATACAGTTGATGAGAGCTTCTGGGAGGCTTGCTGCACAGGTTCTTGAATTTGCTGGAACTTTGGTCAAGGTGACACCTCATTCCTCTTATAAATAAGTCTTCTAATTGTGGTTTACTTCATTGTTAATTGTATTTAGTTAGAGATATTGACCTCCATTGGCTTCATTATCTAAATCTAATCGTGACCTAGACCGTTACAAACATTGGTTGCTAGTTATCAATTTTGCATACAAATTGGCTGTTTGGTGTAACTATATCTCATTTGTTGTTATTGTGAAAGCTTACAAGATAGATAGATGTTAATCATGGGTTTAATTGGCAGCCAGGCATAACTACAGATGAAATTGATCAAGCAGTTCATCAAATGATTATTGACAATGGAGCATATCCTTCACCTCTTGGCTATGGAGGGTTCCCAAAAAGTGTGTGCACTTCAGTCAATGAATGCATTTGTCATGGAATCCCAGATTCTCGTGCACTTGAGGTCTGGTCCGCCAAATTTGTTTCTATCTCATTTTTCTTAGATCTGAATTTTGCTTATGCTTGTTGCGTTTTTGTTTAGGATGGTGATATTATTAACATTGACGTTACAACTTATTTAAATGTAAGCACAATTCCTTGTTTGAATCTCTGTCTCCGTTGTTTTGATAATTCTATCCACTcttcttatctttatttgtaacatcTCATTCTTGTGCTTGAACTGTTACACGCTTTTTTGTTCTTTCAATTGTAAGTGTTGTTTCATTGGTAGGGGTATCATGGAGATACATCAGCCACTTTCTTCTGTGGAGATGTTAACGATGAAGCTATAGCCTTGGTACAGGTATATGTGTATAACGTtgtttctaataaataaatgcaCATCTTTTATTgctaatttcaattatttggAGTATTTACAGCTCTACCTTTAAAATGATCATTTCTCTTCATGTTCTAGGTAACAAAAGAGTCCCTAAACAAAGCAATATCAATCTGTGCACCCGGAGTAGAGTTCAATAAAATTGGGAAAACAATCCAGTATGACAATCTTATCATTATTGTATTCTaatgatcttttatttttctctgCATATGAAGATCGATGATTTCATATTGGATGCTTCaaaagattttttgaaattagttTGATGAGCTTCAATTTGTAAAGGAGCATTGCAGATGAACATCGCTATGGAGTGGTGCAACAGTTTGTTGGTCATGGAGTGGGACGCGTTTTCCATGCGGATCCTGTTATTTTGCACTacagtaaataataataaatattttctgaTATTTAAGGTTTTCTTATACTGCAAGTTGAGCCTGCTTCTTCTTTTGTCTCTAGGAAACAATGGGCGAGGACGAATGTTGCTGAATCAGACATTCACAATTGGTAATGCGCTGCTACTTAACCCTATTTTCTGGTTATGCTTTTTTTTGCTAAGGTCGGGTTTCTTCTTTTTTGTTGTTGGTATTGTAGAGCCTATGTTGACAATTGGAAGCATAGAACCGGTAATGTGGGATGACAATTGGACGGTTGTGACTAAAGATGGAAGCCTGTCGGCACAGTTCGAGCACACGATCTTAATAACAAAAGATGGTGCTGAAATATTAACCCAATGCTAAACTAAAGCTAGTAGGTACACTTTTCTGATTCTTTCAAATATGAAGAATGAATGTCCATTAtgattatttgaagaaaaaaacatggtttgatttatataataactCAATTTGGATAATTTGCCTCTCTTCCTTTTCCAtactaatattttgtttttaaaggaTGGAAGGTTGCAAAATTGCAATAAACAAGTCACATACATTATTAATTTGTCATGAGTTATAGAGTGTGACGATGAAACATCAAAATATCGCAGCAAAGGATGGAGCCGTATGCCTGGGGTGCTACCATCGACTAAACAACAGCATGGTTCgaacaaataaattagttatgggttgtttgattttaggataataaatgaaaattttgaaacttttaactcaaataattcaCCTTCTCATTAATATGggtttattcattttttcttttgaaaattagGTCTGTTAATTGCAAAAACTTACAAACATAAAGATTTGGGAACACATCTTGTGAAAAACGGAGtgaagtttaatataaatatttattttgaatttagaagTTACATGATCCAATTGAGGAAAATTTGAACCTAGGATTTAAATTTCAATTCAGATAGAGGGAAGTAGACTGTAATTTTTTGGTAATACAAGCaataaataaagtattgaaTATTACTTCGATTCTTTATTTGGTGAATTTgaattcatttcataaaataGGTCTTGGtcgaataaatttaaaaaatatgataatgtGTCAATGTATCCCGTCAGCatagatagatatataataggaaGTAAATACTGGTTTTGTAATCTATTTACATtgtttcattaataatttaaatatataattaatttaaatttaaccatTCAAGAGTCTTGGAATTTAtggttgctcatgaatctgaatagcctaaaataagaaaaagcaTTTAAGGTTTTATAATCGggattttacttaaaattgtaACCAGTCTaagatttacttaaaattataatactttaatttgaaaaaataatagttatacattattattatataaaatattttatatttagtcaatttaatttttttgatatatttaaatataaaataaatttaaaaataagaataagaataaaaaattatacttatcaaattaattttatttatttatttatttgaataaataataactttatttttaatttttaaatatcatttgttttttaaatgtaaaattgtaaaatcaaaattatttataaactcggaaaattgtaaaatcttattatcgtaaatttaaaattgtaagagtttacctatttaagagtttatttaaaatcagactcgttaaccttATGTAAGATTCTATGAGTAACTTGAAATATTAACcgttttgtaaatatttaataaaatatttctataagcctatattaaataaattaaagaactatttttatttttaacctcaTTAAAATATACTCTAATATTTTGCTTGTTCTCTTTTGAATAAGagttaagaaatatttaaatgtgCTTCAATAGAGCATTAAAAGAATGCAATGCAAAATCCAAACTTGACAAAGAATTGAAAAGACATTGGAATAgtactttaaatatatattatatatatatataaatataaatatatatatatatataaatatatatatatatatatatatatatatatatttatatatatattcttctaaACTAAACTTTTATCATTTCTAATAAAATCTCAATTTTGTTGGCTTTAGTTCCAATCTTGTGGCAACTTTCATACATTGGATCTTGTAATTTCATTTTTACGTTTACTACGGTTAGTTTGGTGTGCGATAATTTGACGGTTATTGGGTTTGTGTGTATAAATTTAGTCAATAATTTCATGCGTGGGGCCACACGACCAAGAGCAAGCGAGATTGAAGCCTATTATGTCGAAACTTCCTATCAAAATCGGTTTTATTACGAGACGTAGCATCACGATAACATCATCATAGTTCAAGAAGTAGTCCATAGAATGAGGTCCACACGGAGCTAAGGCATGTTAGGAGTTCAGATTGACCTCCACGGAGATGAGATTTCATCCGAGACACCTTATCTGACATCGGTATTCCAAACAATCTTATGCGCATCATCATGAATTGCATGAAGAGATTTTCTCAAGCCCGAAGAAGTCCATTTAGGGAGATAGAAACCTATAATCCTTGGAGGGGGAGGGGCGAAAATGTCCCACCTCTTCTTTGCCGATGACTTGGTCCTCGAAGGATCTGTCTCGCAGGCCGAAGTGATCAAGGGGTCCTGTAACATTCTCCCTGCCTTCGCCATAGAGTTCATTCAGTCCcagagagaatttttttttagctTCAGCTCGACCAACGGGTTCAGAAAGCGAAGGCATATTCTTCAGTAAACAAGTGTATAGCGATTGAAGAAGACTTAACTTAAACGAGAAAATCGATACCATTTGAAGAACTTAGCACGGAAAATCTCATAACATAGTAGGAAGGTTTATTAACATGAGCTTaacaaacaaaagaaatcattgaatgtCATCAACCAGATTCTAAAGAGATAATGCATCTGATTCCGGTCTTAGACATGATCCTAATGCTCTTCTCTTGAGCTGGTTCCTCACTCTCTCCAATGCTCTTCTCTTAAGCTGTTTCCTCACTCTGCTTTTTAGTCCTCACTCTACTTTTAGTCCCGCATGTTCTATAGTTGTAAGGATATCATTTGCTGGACAAAAAGTCTGTTTCAATTTCCAGAGAATAAGATTTGAGGAATTATTCACATTAACTATGACGGAGGCAAACTTTCCTTTTCATACCTAGTATCTTTAATGAAAGGATGAATTAAAATTCACATCATCCTCTCTTTTTAGCTTCTCCGTCTTTCAATCATACAACTTTTTCAAACCCCTTGTATCGGGTTTGGTGTCACTTGTGCAACATTCTTATAATAACAACTATGGTtgattgatatgtttaacaaaGTCTTCAAGGCTATGGAGATGGTTTTGTATTTTAAGTTTCAACTCAGACTAATTCAATTCATAATTGCATTTAgtcatacatatatatttaaaactactTTGTAATTTCTAGTTTAAATCCGAATTAAAATTCATAgacaataaaatgttttaaatttataattagcaAATAgttcaatttcttcttccattGATCAAATGACTTTTACATGATCTTAAAACATAACTTATATATAAGAGCTAGCAGAGCTCTGTACATATTCTTTCATGTATATGTTTGGTCAAAAAATACCCGTCATTTCCCcttgcaaaaccgcaaagagAAAGTTTGGATGACAAACTAAACTAGGTGGATATACCTGTGGCTTCTTTTGGTATAAGAAATAAGAAAGCAATTGGAATAAGAGTGCAAAGTGTTTGTATAGCAAGACCCGGAACAAGATTCTCGAAAGAACCAGAAGACAGGTTCAGGATTGATGCCAAACCAGCCCCCGCAAATGATCCTAATGTCGACGACAGATTGTTTATTGACATGAACAGCGCAAACAGAGTCCCTTCTATTCCCGGAGGACAGAGTTGTCCCGACAATATCAAAAATGGCATGAACCTacaaccaaacaaacaaacaaaccgtTTAGTATGTTGAATACTGAATACTGAATACTGAATTTGAAGTACTTTGCTCAAATAAGCTTACTTGAATTGATTAATGGCATCAGCAAGAGTGGATCCACATAACATCAATGCTTTGTCTGATATTCCGAATCTTTCATTCACCCGAGAAACTAAAAATATGTCTACCAGATTTGTGATTGCCACACCAACGTGAGCCCACCTGCAGAACATACATTTCAACAGTCATATCATGTTTTAATTATCCAAATGGTCGAAAGGAAAACTACTACTTACATGAGGATTTTTCGGAGTTTCATGTTCTTTAAGAAACGGTTATAAACAAAAGTTCCAAGCATTAGTCCCAGCCAACCCGCAACACGCGCTGTACCCAAAAACGATGCTTCCAAGTTTAGATACTCCGTCTGATAATAGAACATGACTGTTGACAGGTTTGGTATAGCCACGTTTGCTATCATAAACCAAGTCATCGATCTGAAGGAAACAGTTATtcaaaaaacaaacataaatacTAATGAACATTAAAAACCAACAAGTAAATGCCTTGTAGGAATTACCTCATGATGATTGGCTGTCTGAATGCTTGGTATAAACTGTAACAAGCCGTTTTGAGCGATTGATACCAATGTAATTTGACTGAACTGTCCTTGGGAAGTTTTgatttcttattcttcttcttacCAGCACCgcttttctttcttcttaaTATAGTGGATGCCGATTTCTCAACCTCAAAATCCTCCGACTTTGATGATCCATTCATCATATGGGTGGTGACAACACTTGAAGTGGATAGTACCTTTTTCTCCTCTACGAAAATACACGAAAATAACTGCACAGCCGGTAGAATGGAGAAAAGaaggaaaatattatttatcctCAAGTTAGTTAATGCGTATCCTCCTAACAAACTCCCACATATTCCTCCCACAGCCATGGACATCCAAGATAGTGCCTGTAGATCGCCAGCAAACGAGGCCCTGCGATGATGAAAATAACAGAGAAAGAAAGATTAATTATCTATTAGTAACTCATTTTGCTTTATGAAATTGCATCAAAAGTTCATTTTGATTCTTCAACGAGTATCTTGTTTGCTTCATGTACTTTTAAAAATGGATCAAATTGCTTTGTAATGACATTTCTTGGTTAACTAAGTTGAGTTCTTAAATCATCGCTACAAAATTTATGTAGCTCATTAATCTAAAATGCATACCAATGGagttaaacaaaaatcaattgacaacattaaataatttgagttattttaaatgTTAGGAATAGCAAAATAAGTTTCTTGATACAAACTCAGGAAGCAAAATGAGCTAATTTCCCAAATTATATGTTACTCTCACCTTTCCAATTTGACAGCTTCAGCTATCATTGCATCGACCACTACATCAGCCATGGCAGAGCCAAGATTTTGCACCATTAATAAAGACATGAGGTTAACCTTTGAGTCTCTTAGGGACGAGAGCTGTCCCAACACCAGCCATGGAAATAGAGAAAGTACAGTCGAAATGACTAAGTATGGTATTCTTTTTCTTCCTCCAATAGGAATGCAATCAGACAAGATTCTGCAAAATTATTATCAGACAACCTAAAATTGAATATCGAATAACTGAAAAagtagagaaaaaatattaagagtTCAGACAAAGCATTATAACAGTTTATTTATTCTGGTGAAGTGAATTTACAAGGAAGTATTCTTACTCACATCACAATATACTTAAtaagaaattattcaatatCGCGAGTAGATGTTGTATGTACATTTCTTTCAAAGAATCAATGATGTTTCATCTGGTTCTGCAATGTTCATTTGTCAAGAGTTGTTTGATTTGTTATGAAGTCTTTTCAACCTTAGTAGGGTTATGCATTTGACTATCATCTAATCTAATTAAGGATCTTATGGAATGAAAAGAAGATGAGAATTTGTTTTTGGCAAgagaattcaaatatatattcaaagttTCTTTTGAAACACATCACAATCTTTATCATGTATGAACTCAAGTCAAGTCATGTCATCCAGATTCCAGACTAAAGGGCCTAAAGTATGAAAAATGGCTCatgggttatatatatataacaggtAATCAATCCTAGAATTAGTGTAATGAAGATAGAAAATAAGAACCCACCCGTATAATGGTTTTATGCTCCAAGGAAAAAATGCAACAGTAGACACAAATTGAGAGGCTGAGGGTGATAACTCTAGCTTGTCTTTTAGCTGGTAAGAAACTGCTGTCCATACGAAGGACCTGAAACCCTACAACACATTcatttagtattaattaattaaataaaaacgaATAGCATGATATATAGTTGCTAGTTGAATAACATTGGAAGAACTTTTGTTGATAAATAATTGGAATCAATCGAAGTGAAATCACAAAATATTCTGATATCACAtttgatagatagatagatagattagaagttgaagaagaagaagaacctgaGTAAAGTAAATGGAGCAGACGAGCCATAGAAAAGAAGCCCCAAATGCAAGTCGAAGATGATTTAACCATTGTATCATGATTGAATTCAAACAGGAAACCGTCTTTTTCCTCCCTTAGAGCCTACCTGCCTGCCTGACACGAGGAGGACGACGGAGAAAGCTTACTGTCGTCCGACGCCTTCAGccaactctctctctctctccttccTTTCTCTTTTAACAGACAACCGTTTTTTGTAGCCTCCTTGTGCTTTTGTTACTCTCAACCAATAGCATACCTCCAGCAAATGAAATAACCACTTATAAGTCTCCACGTGGACATTACACGCAGTCatttccttttctttcttttcttttcttaatggttcattcaaattaataaaaatgctTCAATTGGGCTTGTTAATTTGGGTTACTTTGTCTTTTATTATAAACTCActtaagatatatatttataaaaatttattggataaaataattcaaccctatttttatattttctacaCTTTaaactaagtttattttattttctacatttttaacttttttattaatattataatttatattttatagatatattataaatatactaatacagtggtaatatatatatatatatatatatatatatatatatatatatatatatatatatatatatatataaattcatttatatttatgtattaataaaacatcatttatagatgtattattaaaaattgtctcatttaaacatatatattatttattatttcattcaataaatcataattaatttttattttttaatttataaattattaattaaatattaatatattttctctctctttttttcattaatggataaattctctatttttatttttttttataaattttttattattcttataggagtattattatctattattttaattttatcttttatatatatatatatatatatatatatatatatatatatatatatatatatatatatatattttcttatattaacattgattattaattattttaaaattgtttggtctAAATGGTTACATGacttaacaataaaaatccttcaacacaaaaataaattaattaataattaataattgaataataataataacaactcatttatcaaataattttttttaaatgatttaattaataaaagagaaagagagaaaatatattaatctttaattaataaatatataaattaaaaaataaaaattaactatggttTACTAACAGAGAtaaatgagtcaatttttgatagtacatatgtttaaatgatcttttattagtacctacgtctaaatgagctagGTGTACAAATATATACGTCTAAATGGTTTTTTTTCCTAAATATAATGCACAatagctaaaaaaaattatttctctaattaaaaaaaaagatggtagagaagtttaaaaatattaattattggtCCATTAGATAACTTTCTTAGCATTTCTCACTTCTTTCTACTAATCATATTTAAGTTGTTGGTGCATTTTGTTTGGTACTGTAATACTAAAAATCGACCCTTAAAGAAAGAGTTTTTGTTACTTGATAGTCGCGCCTCATAACTCACATTGCTCTCGAGTCTCGAGTGAGACGAGAAATCAAAATAATAGGCTTGACTagacactagtaaaaaatgtttttaaggAGGGCAAAAACTCTCGGAGAAAGGCCACATGCCTTTGGTGAAAGAAGTCATCGAAAGCGAATATTGTTCTCGTAGCATCTCGATGATAAAGTTGTCggtgaaaaagaaaaagatatttGCGAGGGCATAATAAGTTCTCGGAAATAGATTATAACCGAGAGCAATGTACGACTCtcaaagattatttgaaaatattaacgAGGGATTTAGCGCTGCTCTCAGagcttattttaaaatgttaacgAGATCATTTACAATGCTCTCGGAGCTAACTGTATATATTTTTCGAGAGCATAAGCCTATTGCTCTCaattataataagttttttttataaataaaacatttataaaccgaatattacatattttaaaccAAGCAATTTCAGACCTAAATTATACACAAATTAGAAATACCAATTTTCATATACCAAAATCTCAATAatccaaaaatacaattatccaataaacataaatttcacttcattcaaaattaaaatcatcTAATAAACCAAAATCTTAATTATCCTATATGCCGGCCAAagtatttaaagataaaaacatCATATACTAGATTGATCCGGAGGTGGAAGTGGAGGATATCTCGCCATAAACGCCGCCAACTGGTTCTAAAATTATTCCCTTTGTCTTTCTCTTTGTATTTCCATTTGTCTTTGTGCCTTAAGAGCTTGTCTTTCCATTTGTCTTTGTTCCTCAAGGGTTTGTCTTTTTATCTCTTGTGCTTCTCTTTTAGTCTCAAGTGCTTCTCTTTTTGACTCAAGAACTACAACCTCCAGTTGTTCTTTTTTTCAAAGTCCAACTTTTTAACATCTTGCTCCCTCCATTGAGATTGACTTCCACCACGTAAATCTCCTCTAAACTGGGTGAGCCTCACACCGGTTCCCATTCCAATGGCCTTCTCGTGCCCTTGTCATCCAAAAACGTTCTCGGTTAGCTCATAATCGAACATATCAGAATTTCTTTCGAGCGTCTGACGCATTGCGTCCtacaaaaagaaacaaaagttgattagttaattataaatcaataaataagtgaaatatgaagtacacttacaattttctcttgtatATGGGGATCCACCACACGAGTAAAGTCGTCACCTATTCATTTTTTACTGTGTGTCTCGTAGAAAAGGTCAATGTGTTATGACGCTATACCCGTAGTCCtctcctatgaagattaaatattagtattgttaattatcaaaatatagttaacatattataattaCTCTTGAATAAATATACTTACCATTTTTGCTGCCACATGAGAGAATGACACACTCCCCACATGATGTGTCATTCGAAGATTCTTCCTATTTTGTGAATTACGCTCACTTCTTacctattttttaaaacatcaatTAATACTTAGTTACATTATAAACAAGGATGtataaagtttataatttaaaGATT
This genomic window contains:
- the LOC124944865 gene encoding methionine aminopeptidase 1D, chloroplastic/mitochondrial, encoding MVCTSSLQPRFLSSFVGDCRFIHSTFNFNRRFRYEPGKKNINMQMSRNFSGLTNLLFNRRNVDKLADSKQKPLKQGKVSPCRPVPDHIPRPPYVKSRKPPGIASGPEVHDEKGIQLMRASGRLAAQVLEFAGTLVKPGITTDEIDQAVHQMIIDNGAYPSPLGYGGFPKSVCTSVNECICHGIPDSRALEDGDIINIDVTTYLNGYHGDTSATFFCGDVNDEAIALVQVTKESLNKAISICAPGVEFNKIGKTIQSIADEHRYGVVQQFVGHGVGRVFHADPVILHYRNNGRGRMLLNQTFTIEPMLTIGSIEPVMWDDNWTVVTKDGSLSAQFEHTILITKDGAEILTQC
- the LOC124945456 gene encoding probable folate-biopterin transporter 4; the protein is MIQWLNHLRLAFGASFLWLVCSIYFTQGFRSFVWTAVSYQLKDKLELSPSASQFVSTVAFFPWSIKPLYGILSDCIPIGGRKRIPYLVISTVLSLFPWLVLGQLSSLRDSKVNLMSLLMVQNLGSAMADVVVDAMIAEAVKLERASFAGDLQALSWMSMAVGGICGSLLGGYALTNLRINNIFLLFSILPAVQLFSCIFVEEKKVLSTSSVVTTHMMNGSSKSEDFEVEKSASTILRRKKSGAGKKKNKKSKLPKDSSVKLHWYQSLKTACYSLYQAFRQPIIMRSMTWFMIANVAIPNLSTVMFYYQTEYLNLEASFLGTARVAGWLGLMLGTFVYNRFLKNMKLRKILMWAHVGVAITNLVDIFLVSRVNERFGISDKALMLCGSTLADAINQFKFMPFLILSGQLCPPGIEGTLFALFMSINNLSSTLGSFAGAGLASILNLSSGSFENLVPGLAIQTLCTLIPIAFLFLIPKEATGIST